TACTGTTGTCAGAGACCCACACAATCCCGAGACAGGCCCATACAAACTCAGGGAGGTACAGGAGGGCACGGAGATACACCAGGGCTGGCATAGAGCGGCGAGGACCTGGATTTACTATGGTTCCTAAAACAAATGAGAGCAGCGTTAAATTGACTGACAAATCATAACCAATATAGAGAAATTAAATAATCCATTTGGGGTTTCATGTTTCGACTACTTCAGGAGAGAGATTTACCTTGAGCACTGATGTAAACAATTGCACATAGTGTCAAGATAATGACTGCCAGCAGAACAAGAAGCACAACAAGGTAATTATGCAGAACTGTTCCACCTTGACAGGCAAATCGATCCTTATGGTTGGTGTACAGAACTAAGGTCCCAATCCACCTAAGAGACAAAATAATGGGATGTGAAATATCACATATTAACTCTGAAATCAATTAACTAGTAAGCTGCCTACCAAGATGGCATGTTTGGGCATGAAAGtactaagaaaaaataaataaaagtactactttgtttttttttctttctggacATTATACCTTTGCACAACCATAGGTAAAgtcccagatagcacacatacatctccaAGTCCTCACCGCAGCCATCCGCCAATGAAGTAGCTGCGGCCGTCTGGGAACAGCATGAacaggaggagggcgtggcagggCCATGATGGTGCACAGCCGGCGCTGattcagctgatcagcaggagagtgagataaaggggagccggagatgtcagttggagagagagagagagagagagagagagagagagagagacgctcgTGGCCGCGTTGTGTGTGCCTGTGTCCGTTTATATTTTATGCTTTAAGTTGAGTTTGCCATTAAACTTTATGATGACTggtcagccggttcccgcctcctccttgcccatcctttaactgttacactgtttaaagtaatagttcacccaaaaaagcttatttaaaaaaattgtctcatcatttactcactctcatgccatcccagatgtgtatgactttctttcttctgcagaacaacacacaaaggtgtcggacagctgtccgtaaag
The sequence above is a segment of the Xyrauchen texanus isolate HMW12.3.18 unplaced genomic scaffold, RBS_HiC_50CHRs HiC_scaffold_602, whole genome shotgun sequence genome. Coding sequences within it:
- the LOC127642409 gene encoding diacylglycerol lipase-beta-like; the protein is MPGMVVFGRRWRIASDDLVFPGAFELFIRALWWIGTLVLYTNHKDRFACQGGTVLHNYLVVLLVLLAVIILTLCAIVYISAQGTIVNPGPRRSMPALVYLRALLYLPEFVWACLGIVWVSDNSIGCKPAEVGAVIGAVVSR